The genomic stretch TATGCAGAAGGcaaagaccatggaggataagcaaaagggagaacaatccctcacccctggactgtggaagagaacaaatccattcccggatatgggaaattcctccaaggcataccgcggatcatacagttctgggcctatgtataggcagccctataggccacctggctacccttctagaccagttggtggttcgggttccacttctttccgcccgaacactagtgtggcacctacagctccaaggccacctcgacctccatctgcagcgggtcaagtgcaaaggggccccgccccagttccgacatctcagattcattgcttcaactgccattcatatgggcattatgtgAAAGattgtcgggccagaccagccttaccctctagtcagccctctgcgtaccgacctcccttagctcggggaaATCAATCGCAGGGAAGGATGTCTGCTCtgtcagccgaggaagctgaggccagtacagaagtagtggcaggtacattttaaattaagaaatttgttatgattaatattgatgacctgctgaaattatatgcattgttatactaggtatcctacccatatctggcataccagcctatgttttattcgattcaggagctactcattcattcgcatctaagagatttgtagagaaacttagGATGTCACCCAGAATCCTAGATTGCaaaatgattgttagtatgtctactggcaaagttacacagttgaaggaggtatatgggccgtgcccagtggaaattagtggaaagaactttgatgcacaactcattaagtttaatatgcagaattttgatgttatattgggtatggattggttgtcggctcattgggctaatgtgatctgtgctaaaaagctgattagggtgacagataacgaagggaaagaattggtgtaccgagcagatacaatgaaaagggtgaggaaggtccttgtctctgctcttcaagcggtaaaattgctagaaagtggatgtcagggttacttagcatcggtacttgatgttgatacAAGGATTatacctctagaagaggtaaaggtggttaaagagtttcccgacgttttcccagatgatctaatgcatttactacctgatagagagttggagtttgccatagacttgactcctggagcagctccactatctaaggctccatacaggatggcaccagatgaattgaaggagttgcagatgcagttgcaggaactattggaaaaggggtttattcacccaagtgtttcaccttggggtgccccagtgttatttgtcaagaagaaagatgacagTTTGCGTATATGCATCGATTACTgggagttgaataagttaaccattaagaaccggtatccattgccacgcattgatgatttatttgatcagttgcaaggagccagagtattttcaaagatagaccttcggtcccgctattatcagctcaagataaagagcagtgatatacccaaaatagcatttaggactcgatacggtcactatgagttcctagtgttatcttttgggttaaccaatgtaccagcagcattcatggatctaatgaattgagtatttcaggatgtgctcaataaatgggtaattgtttttattgacgacatcttgatctactccaagaccgaagaggagcacgcTCAACACTtaagaatggtgttacagaggttgagagatcaacagttgtttgccaagtacagcaagtgtgaattctggcttgaacaagttggattcctggggcacgtagtgtctaaagccagaatcgaagtagatcctgcaaAGGTGAAatcagtagtggaatgggaaagccccaagaatgtcactaaaattagaagcttcttgggtttggctggatattaccggcgcttcattgagaattttgctcggatctcagcaccaatgaccaagttgactaaaaagggtgtgaaattcgactgggcagaggaatgtgagaagagcttccaggaattgaaagaaaggttggtgacagcccctgtgctgactattccggAAGGCACAGGcagaatgacagtctataccgatgcttccaaagttggtttgagttatgttctcatgcaacgcggtaaggtaatagcgtatgcatcccgacaactaaaggagtatgagaagaattaccccactcatgacttggaactagctgcagtcatttttgcccttaagatctggcgacattatttgtatggggagaagtgtgtgATATACattgatcacaaaagcctgaagtacttcttcacccagaaggatctgaacatgagacagaggagatggcttgaactcatgaaggattatgactgcgatattcagtatcatcccggtaaggcaaatgtagtggcagatgcattgagtcggaagacacagactgtgtcgctctcatacttagcagtcagcccaccacttgtgcaagaggtgATGCTAAtagatgaaaccctcttatatgagggggcaaccttagagcttgaacctcaaccagaaaaccttaaatggttgacgatatccttgacggctctacaggtgcatccggcgattaagcaagaggtgataatgaagcaacctttggatcctgaattgcagcggatcagagttaaggttcaagatcaaacaatgaatgacccagattttgctttagccagtgatggggaaTTGATGCATTGAgatagattgtgtgtacccgatgatttggatatataagacaagataatgcaagaagcacatagctccgattactcacttcacccaagaagtaccaagatgtacaaagagctcaaacaaagttactggtggccaagcatgaaagtcaccatagctttgtatgtggcgacttgtcttacttgctagaaagtaaaagctgagaggcatcgaccttatggtactcttcagccactcccagtaccagaatggaagtgggaaaggattataatagacttcatcaccggactaccaagtacacctaagggaatggacgcgatatgggtgattgtggatcggcttaccaagactgctcatttcattcctatcaaaaccaagttctccatgactaaactagcacaactttacatggacaacatagtgcatttacatggagtgccagtgagcattgtttcaaatagggacctaaggttcacttctagattttggaaaagcttacagcgtgccttgggatcacagctgaatttgagtacggcttttcacccacagacggatggtcagtcggagcgaaccatacagatattagaggttATGCTcggggcatgtacaatggagatgagtggcagttgggaagaatatatacctcttatggagtttgcatataacaacagttaccaagctacaattgggatggctccgtatgaggcgttatatggcagaaagtgcaggactcctttgtattgggatgaggtaggcgaacgtcgaatgttaggacctgagatgatccaaatgacttgtgacaaagtcgacgttattagagaacggattaaagcagctcagtcccgtcaaaagagctatgcggacacccgcaggaaggagattgaatttcagccaggagaaaaggtttttctcaagatctctcctactaaaggtttgcaaaggtttcacagaaaggggaagttgagcccaagatacatgggaccatttgagatcttatcccgggttggctcagtagcctacatgcttgctctgccaccttcacttggggatgttcacaatgtattccatgtatccatgctgaagagatacgtgcatgatccatctcatgtactacccgtggaaccagagtacctagaagctgatatgacctatacagaatagccagctgaaattttggaccggaaggtgaaaacccttcgcaactgctccatctcctatgtaaaggtgcgatgggctggtcactcacttgaagaagcatcttgggaggtagaggatgaaatgcgatccaagtaccctcatcttgttgatcaaccaggtacgtaatttcgaggacaaaatttttcagaagggggggtaatgtaataccctacttttttaaacccgatctgattttgctgttgacccagtttaaccgtgcaggaaccaaactagagggagttagagagagttccttatgggctataatggcaagagtgaccttaaacaccggctggcccgacaagtccgagccagtgccagaagagacgggagtacccaagccgtgtacatgcacctaccataaggccatgtacggataaaacaggtattatagccatattttaaggtatatacgtatgctacatcgtatgccaagagtgggGTTCGCGTCAGGCCCggactctgtcaaaatcccaagttttatcCCTCAAGTGGGCgaacaggtgggtgcacccacccacctgagtgacccatctaTGTGCAATGTTCACTTATTCAgggattatatatatagctttatgtttttcttttcttttcatttatgacacccgtacgttggtgaggagagtaaagaggagagagaaaagtgttgggaaacatgtccacactccttgccatgttttggtgttaacaaacaaacatacatctttaacttgattgttaaagtgtgattagcttgaagaaacccttagaagatcgaaggtcgaatcaagacatgaagcttagcttaaagacatgaaacagcaaacaagaaggaaagaagatgaagggccaaagaatggaagattcgagtgaagaagaagaccactaggatagattagttatttttaatgtaatttgtaatttccacatacttatatgcactcacctcatgcatgtgcattgcatcatattagaatgaccatagagcatgccttgactaggtatggaaagtttctaagtggtgtggaacacactgtaacctaactcaagggtattttagggaatcttaaatttagtatcaggagacgaaaccttcatagaagttgtaggaaattgagttgtgattccaacgcaactgatctcaagtcaatccaaggttggacctctgttagttaaaacgggaacggcaaaaaaacattgttcggtacggacatgttttaaacggatcaaaacgtgaacgggacggtcaaaaatacggtcaaatacgaaaaaaaggggaaaaaataaaaaaaagacggTACGtattttaaacgtttatatttaaataatacggtgtaaaaaaaagggcaatatatagacataaattgacataataattctctaaatacctggataacaatcaaaataaatatagataatatccatatttcaattcaaattctaaACCTAGTATGTCATGAAATAACATCAAAAATATATCCATCCAAAGATTAATATAAGATCCAAAATACACcattcaaatatccaaaatacatcatttaaatatccaaaatcatCATCCAAACTACATAATCCAAAATGTATCATCCAAATTACATCAtcccatttcattaaaaaaaaaaagcacaagtGTATCATAATATAGAATTAGGTTGATCATGAATAGGTTCAACATATGTCTCTTCAAGTCTCTCTGTCTCCAACTCAATGTTTACATCAGGCAAATCACCAAGTTTCTCTAGGTCAATAGGTTTTGTATCCTGGATTACTCGGCTTTCAtacttctccttcatcaaagaATTCATTTTAATGTATACCAAATCTTCTAACATTTCTGGAGTTAACCTgttcctcttctttgtttgtgCAGCGTCCCAAGCACTCCAATTCCTCTCGCAAGGAGAGGAACTACAAGGTTGGCTTAAGATTCTGCAAGCAACCTTCTGAACCACAGGAAGACAACCACCCATATATTCccaccaaatccctacaaattAACACAAGTAAATACATATCAAATTAACACAAGTAAACACATATAAGGATGATatacaaatagaaatataaacttaATTAACTAACAGACTTACTTGGATGGTTAGTTTTCATTAAAGACTTTCCTGTGATATTGAACAAATTTGGGTTCCTCATTCGATATTCAACCATTTCTGCAGTGAATTGCTCATGATCTTCTTGAGGAACCATGGTTGCCACAAtacattcttgagcttgcaCAAATGTATTTGTCTCAATAAAAAGTCCACCATCAAACAAATTATTAGGATTTAAAGCTGCAGCAAGCACATGAACAGGATGAATTATATTCTTTTCCACCCTTGTATCAAACAAATCCAATATGGTAAAGTACTTTACTCCATCACTCTCCTTTAACTtcctcaatttttcttttgccctAACAGTTGCTTCATACAAGTAACATGCAGTGGGACCATCTGAATCAACAAGGCGAAGAATCCTAATGAGAGGATCCATAAAAGCAATAACCTCCTTTGCCTGTTCCCAGAATATATCAGATTGAATTATCCTGACAGTCTTTAATGCTATTTCAACTCTATTGCAATGGAAGCCTCTCCATTCAGATGATGCAACCAATAGCCTTAACTCATTCTCAACTACAATAAGAGATCGGAGCATTAAAAAATTAGTAGCAAACCTTGTCTTGCAAGGCTGCTTAATCTCTTTGGCATTTGTGAATTCCCTCATTAAGGCTATAATAGCTGTGTGCCTGTGCATATAATCCACTACATGTTTACCATCATCAATAATTTCCCTCACCCATCTAACATGCTTATGGATATCCTTTAAAAGCAAATTAATCCCATGTGCAGCACAATTTGTCCGATACATGTGAGACCATTTTCCAATCAACATATCACCACAACAATTATAGTTAGCACCATTATCTGAAACAAATTGCACAACATGTTGTGGTCCAAGCATTTCAATAACATTAGATATTTCTCTAAAAAGATATCCAGCAGTAATACTATTTGAACCACAATCAATACACTTCAAGAATACAGCCCCACCAGGAGAATAAGCTATCACATTGACCCAAGACCTCTTCTTTAGGTCAGTCCAAGAATCAGACATTATTGTGCAACCTGTGCCACCCCATGTTGACTTTATGTTGCTCACATATTCTATGATCTCTACCTTAGCTTCAGGTATCAAACGGGTACGAAGAGTAGAGTAACTAGGAATAACAAAACCCTGACCATAGGCACAAGCACCTTTCATCATTTGAATAAAAGATTCTGTCTGAAtaacattgaaagaaatgttattCTTAACAAAAAATTCTCCTATCATCTTTTCTAATGACTTCTTGTCTTGTTTAGCAGCCAACTCTACCATTGTGGTTTGATGAATGCTCCTACCAAGAGAACTTGTGGAGCCAATTCCACTTTCTAGGGTCTCATtcgtccttttctttttagatgcACTCAAATTCATTTCTGCACTGGCTTCAGCTTGAACATGATCAGGGACTTTTGTACAAATTTGAACATCATGGCCAGTCAAGCAAGCCAAATGAGCTTTCACTCGAGTAACACTACCAGAGTAGTCAAGTTCACAATAATTGCATTTAAAACGGCTCGGCCCAAGTTGTTGTACATGTTCCCAAAACTTATCCTTTTTTCTAACCATTTTTCAGTAATATCAAGTACCTACATAATATGCAATCAAATATTTAttcaaatttaatatatatgatGAGTACATATGAGAATTGAGAATAAAGAATTAACGATTAACAATCAAATATTCATTCATATTTTAACAAAGTATACTAAATTGTGGAACAAAGTGATTCTAATTTACCAAATAATTTCTGCAACTGAACAGAGAGAAACCTTTTCTCCTATAtaacccagaaaaaaataaaaagaaaatgctaaATCACAAGGGGCTAGAAGCTATGTATGGTCTATCGGCTCCGTATAAAAAAACAAGGGTTAATGAGAATCAACCCAATGATGCAGCAGATGCCAGTTTGTATGGAAGCTTCTTGAAATTTCTGCAAGATCCTTCTTGATCCAAACAGCCACATGTTGcaccttaaaaataaaaagaaaaaaaaagcaatcgTGAAGGTGAAATCAAAGTCTGGATATATCTACCTATAATCCGACAACCAAGTAGGGTTGATCTTATAGATTTTTAGAAGATTGTTGCTCACTAAAGGTGAATATTGTGGAAAACCTGGTAGAAGGATATGcttattttccctttcatg from Macadamia integrifolia cultivar HAES 741 chromosome 11, SCU_Mint_v3, whole genome shotgun sequence encodes the following:
- the LOC122092888 gene encoding uncharacterized protein LOC122092888, with translation MVRKKDKFWEHVQQLGPSRFKCNYCELDYSGSVTRVKAHLACLTGHDVQICTKVPDHVQAEASAEMNLSASKKKRTNETLESGIGSTSSLGRSIHQTTMVELAAKQDKKSLEKMIGEFFVKNNISFNVIQTESFIQMMKGACAYGQGFVIPSYSTLRTRLIPEAKVEIIEYVSNIKSTWGGTGCTIMSDSWTDLKKRSWVNVIAYSPGGAVFLKCIDCGSNSITAGYLFREISNVIEMLGPQHVVQFVSDNGANYNCCGDMLIGKWSHMYRTNCAAHGINLLLKDIHKHVRWVREIIDDGKHVVDYMHRHTAIIALMREFTNAKEIKQPCKTRFATNFLMLRSLIVVENELRLLVASSEWRGFHCNRVEIALKTVRIIQSDIFWEQAKEVIAFMDPLIRILRLVDSDGPTACYLYEATVRAKEKLRKLKESDGVKYFTILDLFDTRVEKNIIHPVHVLAAALNPNNLFDGGLFIETNTFVQAQECIVATMVPQEDHEQFTAEMVEYRMRNPNLFNITGKSLMKTNHPRIWWEYMGGCLPVVQKVACRILSQPCSSSPCERNWSAWDAAQTKKRNRLTPEMLEDLVYIKMNSLMKEKYESRVIQDTKPIDLEKLGDLPDVNIELETERLEETYVEPIHDQPNSIL